Proteins encoded by one window of Chryseobacterium sp. POL2:
- a CDS encoding helicase HerA-like domain-containing protein: MVEKAKFIEELNSRYSPKGEHIILGKAMLDGEVIPEVNVTIPLKTINRHGLIAGATGTGKTKTLQVFAEQLSHAGVPSLVLDIKGDFSGIAEPGMRNVIIDERYNKTQLPYEPQAFPVELMSISGEKGVKLRATVTEFGPLLLSKILGLNDTQTSIMSIVFKYCDDKGLPLIDLDDLKKVLQYVTDNKQGKAELASNYGSIASASLGAILRSIVALEQQGATAFFGEPSFDVQDLLHTRDGKGVVNILRVANIQNQPQLFSTFMLSLFAEIYMTLPEEGDSGKPKLVLFIDEAHLIFSEASKTLLSQIETMVKLIRSKGVGIYFITQIPGDVPENVLSQLGLKIQHALRGFTAKDKKEISKAVENYPTTEYYNAANLIQNLGIGEAFITALDEKGIPTPLVQTYLISPESRMDVLNDAEVSELTSKSALVSKYEQSINKESAFEILNQRMNQAVEAAPQAQKNKPVKEEPGMFETVMKSSAGRTFTNTIMREGARAILGMLGLGGRRR; this comes from the coding sequence ATGGTGGAGAAAGCAAAATTTATTGAAGAACTAAATTCCAGATACAGCCCAAAAGGCGAACATATTATTCTCGGAAAAGCGATGTTAGATGGTGAAGTAATCCCTGAGGTGAATGTCACTATCCCACTGAAAACCATCAATAGACATGGTCTAATAGCTGGTGCAACAGGAACAGGAAAAACCAAAACCCTTCAAGTTTTTGCTGAACAACTTTCGCACGCGGGCGTTCCGTCTTTGGTATTGGATATCAAAGGAGATTTTTCTGGAATTGCAGAACCAGGAATGCGCAATGTTATTATTGATGAACGTTACAACAAAACGCAATTACCTTACGAGCCTCAGGCTTTTCCGGTAGAATTGATGAGCATCTCTGGAGAAAAAGGTGTGAAGCTTCGCGCAACCGTTACAGAATTTGGGCCGCTATTATTAAGTAAAATTCTTGGATTAAACGACACACAGACGAGCATTATGTCTATCGTTTTTAAATATTGTGATGATAAAGGTTTGCCATTGATCGACCTTGACGATCTTAAAAAAGTTCTCCAATATGTGACCGATAACAAACAAGGAAAAGCAGAACTTGCTTCCAATTACGGTTCTATTGCATCCGCTTCTTTAGGGGCCATTTTGCGATCAATTGTTGCATTAGAACAACAAGGCGCAACGGCTTTTTTTGGAGAACCGAGTTTTGACGTTCAGGACTTGTTACATACGCGCGACGGAAAAGGCGTTGTTAATATTTTGCGCGTTGCAAACATCCAGAATCAACCGCAATTATTTTCAACATTTATGCTGTCTTTATTTGCTGAAATCTACATGACTTTACCAGAAGAAGGCGATAGTGGAAAACCAAAATTAGTCTTGTTCATCGACGAAGCGCATTTGATTTTCAGTGAAGCCTCCAAAACGCTTTTATCACAAATTGAAACCATGGTGAAATTAATTCGATCAAAAGGTGTCGGAATTTATTTCATTACTCAAATTCCAGGAGATGTTCCGGAAAATGTATTGTCACAATTGGGTTTAAAAATCCAACACGCATTGCGTGGTTTCACCGCTAAAGACAAAAAAGAAATTTCTAAAGCCGTAGAAAATTATCCTACAACTGAATATTATAATGCCGCGAATCTTATTCAGAATCTAGGAATTGGGGAAGCTTTTATAACAGCTTTGGACGAAAAAGGTATTCCGACGCCATTGGTGCAGACTTATCTAATTTCGCCTGAATCGAGAATGGATGTTCTTAATGATGCCGAAGTTTCAGAACTGACAAGCAAATCTGCCCTGGTTTCAAAATATGAGCAAAGCATTAATAAAGAATCAGCTTTTGAAATTTTAAATCAAAGGATGAATCAAGCTGTAGAAGCCGCGCCACAAGCTCAAAAAAACAAACCCGTCAAAGAAGAACCAGGCATGTTCGAAACTGTTATGAAATCCAGTGCTGGCCGTACTTTTACCAACACCATCATGCGCGAAGGTGCCAGAGCTATTCTGGGAATGTTGGGACTTGGTGGACGTAGAAGATAA
- a CDS encoding MBL fold metallo-hydrolase translates to MKVEQIYTGCLAQGAYYIVSENEAAIIDPLREILPYLSRLEKDGVKLKYIFETHFHADFVSGHLDLSKKTKAPIVYGPTANPEFEAIIAEDEQVFEIGKIKIKALHTPGHTLESTTYLLIDEDGKETAIFSGDTLFLGDVGRPDLAQKAANMTQEELAGMLYDSLQTKIVPLSDDITVYPAHGAGSACGKNMQKETVDTLGNQKKTNYALNQPNKESFVKEVLDGLSAPPKYFGMNVAMNKAGYDSFDDVMKKGNNPLSVEDFESIAENTDALILDTRGAADFHKGFIPNSINIGLKGDFAPWVGAMIVDVKQPILLVSDAGTEEEVITRLSRVGFDNVLGFINGGFEAWKNAGKEIDVVKRISPQEFAEVYKTDDKVIDVRKDGEYAAEHINEAYHRPLSEISEWVNNVDDKEHFFLHCAGGYRSMIAASILNARGIRNFTEIDGGFNGIKKTEKVPTSDFVCQSKTL, encoded by the coding sequence ATGAAAGTAGAACAAATATACACAGGATGTTTAGCACAGGGCGCTTATTATATCGTCTCTGAAAATGAAGCCGCAATTATTGATCCTCTGCGTGAGATTTTGCCTTATTTATCAAGATTGGAAAAAGATGGTGTTAAGCTTAAATATATTTTTGAAACTCATTTTCATGCAGATTTTGTTTCTGGACATTTAGATTTAAGTAAAAAAACAAAGGCGCCGATTGTCTATGGACCAACAGCCAATCCCGAGTTTGAAGCTATTATTGCTGAAGACGAACAGGTTTTTGAAATTGGAAAAATTAAGATTAAAGCCTTACATACGCCAGGACACACCTTGGAAAGTACAACCTATCTTTTGATTGACGAAGATGGAAAAGAAACCGCAATTTTCTCTGGCGACACTTTATTTTTAGGTGATGTCGGCCGACCAGATTTAGCACAAAAAGCCGCAAATATGACGCAAGAGGAGTTAGCGGGTATGCTGTATGACAGTTTGCAGACTAAGATCGTTCCTTTGTCAGACGATATTACAGTTTATCCTGCGCATGGTGCAGGTTCGGCTTGTGGAAAAAATATGCAGAAAGAAACTGTCGATACTTTAGGTAATCAAAAGAAAACAAATTATGCGCTTAACCAGCCCAATAAAGAGAGTTTTGTAAAAGAAGTTCTGGATGGACTTTCGGCACCGCCAAAATATTTTGGAATGAATGTCGCGATGAATAAAGCTGGCTACGATTCTTTTGATGACGTTATGAAAAAAGGAAATAATCCGCTTTCTGTTGAAGATTTCGAAAGCATTGCAGAAAATACGGATGCTTTAATTTTAGACACACGTGGTGCGGCAGACTTTCATAAAGGCTTTATTCCTAATTCTATTAACATCGGTTTGAAAGGTGATTTTGCGCCTTGGGTTGGTGCTATGATTGTGGATGTTAAACAACCAATTTTGTTGGTGAGTGACGCTGGCACAGAAGAAGAAGTCATTACCAGACTAAGCCGCGTAGGATTCGATAATGTATTAGGTTTTATCAATGGCGGTTTCGAGGCTTGGAAAAATGCAGGAAAAGAAATTGACGTGGTTAAAAGAATTAGCCCGCAAGAATTTGCTGAAGTTTATAAAACGGATGACAAAGTTATTGATGTTAGAAAAGATGGAGAATATGCGGCAGAACATATCAATGAAGCCTATCATAGACCTTTATCGGAAATCAGCGAATGGGTAAACAATGTCGATGATAAAGAACATTTCTTCTTACATTGTGCAGGCGGTTACAGAAGTATGATTGCTGCAAGTATTCTTAATGCTAGAGGAATTCGGAATTTTACCGAAATTGATGGCGGTTTTAATGGGATTAAAAAAACAGAAAAAGTGCCAACTTCGGATTTTGTATGTCAAAGTAAAACATTATAA
- a CDS encoding rhodanese-like domain-containing protein, giving the protein MNKLITVVILMFLASCQTQQPQNVNARPDMKELINDSETVLVDVRVPEQFEKNTAKGAINIPLAEIEEHATELKGKKVVLFCNTGRQAGQALDILKKVGHDNVYSGVSVFNIQALQKESNDK; this is encoded by the coding sequence ATGAATAAATTAATTACGGTTGTAATTCTAATGTTTTTGGCGTCATGCCAAACACAACAGCCACAAAATGTTAATGCACGTCCAGATATGAAAGAGTTGATTAACGATTCTGAAACCGTATTGGTAGATGTTCGCGTTCCAGAGCAGTTTGAAAAAAACACAGCGAAAGGTGCTATTAATATTCCTTTAGCCGAAATAGAAGAACATGCCACTGAGTTGAAGGGCAAAAAAGTCGTTTTGTTTTGTAATACAGGAAGACAAGCTGGACAAGCTTTGGACATTTTGAAAAAAGTAGGACACGACAATGTCTATTCTGGTGTAAGCGTTTTTAATATTCAAGCTTTACAGAAAGAAAGTAATGATAAGTAA
- a CDS encoding thioredoxin family protein yields MSQAFQEIINSERPVLIDFFATWCQPCKVQSSVLTTVKENIGEGARIIKVDVDQYPAIAGQYGVRGVPTLAIFKNGEMLWKESGVHDVNTLTELLKRFQ; encoded by the coding sequence ATGTCACAAGCATTTCAAGAAATTATAAATTCTGAACGTCCTGTTCTTATCGATTTTTTTGCAACGTGGTGTCAACCCTGCAAAGTACAATCGTCCGTACTAACAACGGTGAAAGAAAATATTGGAGAAGGTGCAAGAATCATCAAAGTTGATGTCGATCAATATCCCGCAATAGCTGGTCAATATGGTGTGCGAGGCGTACCAACTTTAGCCATCTTCAAAAATGGAGAAATGCTATGGAAAGAAAGTGGTGTCCATGATGTCAACACACTGACAGAACTTTTAAAAAGATTTCAATAA
- a CDS encoding amidohydrolase, with product MSKLKIAGLNLDIFWKNKVRNYDVIADSFKNIEADVFLLPEMFSTGFCMDAEDIADRNNETLIWMQNFAQQKKTAIAGSVSICENEKFYNRFYFVKPDGNFDYYDKKHLFSYSGEDKIYTAGNVRKIIDYKGFRILLQVCYDLRFPVFQRNLGDYDLVINVANWPETRVEAWRTLLKARAVENQSFVFGLNRIGTDGNQLNYEESSLILFADGTEISARQNNIVTAELDLEDLKKFRARFPFLKDADEFELK from the coding sequence ATGTCAAAACTAAAAATTGCTGGACTCAATCTAGACATTTTCTGGAAAAACAAAGTCAGAAATTACGACGTTATCGCCGATAGTTTCAAAAATATAGAAGCTGATGTCTTTTTGCTTCCCGAGATGTTTTCAACAGGATTTTGCATGGATGCCGAAGATATTGCTGATCGCAACAACGAGACATTAATCTGGATGCAGAATTTTGCGCAACAAAAAAAGACTGCAATTGCTGGAAGTGTTTCTATTTGTGAAAATGAGAAATTTTACAACCGATTTTATTTTGTAAAACCCGATGGAAATTTTGATTATTATGATAAAAAACACTTGTTTTCTTATTCTGGCGAGGACAAAATCTATACGGCAGGTAACGTCAGGAAAATAATTGATTATAAAGGATTTAGAATATTATTACAAGTTTGTTATGATTTGAGATTTCCAGTTTTTCAAAGAAACTTAGGCGATTATGATTTGGTAATCAATGTTGCCAATTGGCCAGAAACTCGCGTTGAGGCTTGGCGTACATTACTGAAAGCGCGCGCCGTAGAAAACCAGTCTTTCGTATTTGGACTTAACCGCATCGGGACAGATGGCAATCAACTGAACTACGAGGAAAGCTCTTTGATACTTTTCGCAGATGGAACCGAAATTTCGGCTAGACAAAATAATATTGTTACAGCCGAATTGGATTTGGAAGATTTAAAGAAATTCCGAGCGCGTTTTCCGTTTTTGAAAGATGCTGATGAATTTGAATTAAAATAA
- a CDS encoding 2TM domain-containing protein, which produces MYVFLMAVPNGLLNDYLNKRYSWVDQTRTRAVIGVIATIVLNFLLTYLCNGINFVLIQKVTTWEVFFSEKYNFANWFMINFALMISAFLHAKGFMEELKKVTRKEVVEQKIIAKSANAQFESLKNQLDPHFLFNSLNVLSALIDENQDQAQKFTLSMSKIYRYVLDQKDKELVSVENELDFAKTYAELLKTRFEDSVEFQFDVPEEDYVLKVVPLSLQLLLENCIKHNFATAAKPLVMKIYTEKKFLCIENNLQTRELPKDREGIGLLNIVQRYSLLTKENVFIEKSEDYFKVKIPMLIEQENIKIMNATTSQESLAYEKAARRVKELKGFYGNLISYCIVIPFIVIVNLVTSPKQLWFYWPMLGWGIGLVAHGMNVFTIGKAWEERKIKEIMEKDQF; this is translated from the coding sequence ATGTATGTTTTTTTGATGGCTGTGCCCAATGGTTTGTTAAATGATTATCTTAATAAAAGATATTCTTGGGTTGACCAGACGCGTACCAGAGCTGTTATTGGCGTTATTGCTACAATTGTACTTAATTTTTTGTTGACCTATTTATGTAACGGGATCAACTTTGTTTTGATACAAAAAGTGACTACCTGGGAGGTTTTCTTTTCGGAGAAATACAATTTTGCCAATTGGTTCATGATTAATTTCGCATTGATGATTTCGGCATTTCTTCATGCTAAAGGCTTTATGGAGGAACTGAAAAAAGTAACGCGCAAAGAAGTTGTTGAGCAGAAGATTATCGCAAAATCGGCCAATGCACAATTTGAAAGTCTTAAAAATCAGCTTGACCCACATTTTTTATTTAATTCTTTAAATGTTTTAAGCGCTTTAATTGACGAAAATCAAGACCAGGCACAAAAATTCACGCTGTCCATGTCAAAAATTTACCGTTATGTGCTGGACCAAAAAGATAAAGAATTGGTCAGTGTAGAAAACGAGTTGGATTTTGCGAAAACCTATGCAGAGCTTTTAAAAACAAGGTTTGAGGATAGTGTAGAATTCCAGTTTGATGTTCCAGAAGAAGATTATGTGTTAAAGGTTGTTCCGCTGTCACTTCAACTTTTATTAGAGAATTGTATCAAACACAATTTTGCGACCGCAGCCAAACCTCTGGTGATGAAAATCTATACCGAAAAAAAATTTTTGTGCATTGAAAATAATCTGCAAACCAGAGAATTACCCAAAGATCGAGAAGGCATTGGATTGTTAAATATTGTACAGCGTTATTCGCTTTTGACCAAAGAAAATGTTTTTATCGAAAAATCTGAAGATTACTTCAAAGTTAAAATACCCATGTTAATTGAACAAGAAAATATTAAAATTATGAATGCAACAACATCACAAGAAAGTTTGGCTTACGAGAAAGCTGCTAGACGTGTTAAAGAACTGAAAGGCTTCTACGGCAATTTGATTTCATATTGTATCGTTATCCCATTTATAGTAATTGTTAATTTGGTTACTTCTCCAAAGCAACTTTGGTTTTATTGGCCGATGTTGGGTTGGGGAATAGGGCTCGTTGCCCACGGTATGAATGTTTTTACCATCGGAAAAGCCTGGGAAGAACGTAAGATAAAAGAAATAATGGAAAAGGATCAATTTTAA
- a CDS encoding 2TM domain-containing protein, translated as MENNENIKYQMAAKRVKDLKSFYTHLFVYLAVNLLLFFLNYRELPKGESIWQWQIWITPLLWGIGLIAHALSVFVPGFILSKNWEERKIKELMKNYK; from the coding sequence ATGGAAAATAATGAAAACATAAAATACCAAATGGCCGCAAAACGCGTCAAAGATTTGAAAAGTTTTTACACGCATCTATTCGTCTACCTTGCGGTTAATCTTTTACTTTTCTTTTTAAACTATAGAGAGCTGCCAAAAGGTGAAAGTATTTGGCAATGGCAGATTTGGATAACGCCTTTGTTGTGGGGAATTGGGCTCATTGCACACGCTTTATCCGTGTTTGTACCCGGTTTTATTTTATCAAAAAATTGGGAAGAACGCAAGATAAAAGAATTAATGAAGAACTATAAATAA
- a CDS encoding LytR/AlgR family response regulator transcription factor, protein MIKTIIIEDEKPAARKLERMLANYSDLELVAVLNSVEEAVAWFSQNKHPQLIFSDIVLGDGLSFDIFEKVATKAFIIYTTAFDQYTLKAFKLNSIDYLLKPIMEEDLTKAIEKFKSFLPEEGLVNSQEIKQILKKEKSVLSRVLVKIGYNLKIIHTQDVSCFYSENKIVYLQTKERTFPTDFTLDELEEVLDNQLFFRVNRQYIIQSSFIKNIHTSPYFKVELNFQPEEEITVSRDRVKDFKNWLSS, encoded by the coding sequence ATGATAAAGACGATTATTATCGAAGATGAAAAACCAGCCGCTAGAAAACTCGAAAGAATGTTGGCTAATTATTCTGATTTAGAGTTGGTTGCGGTTCTTAACTCGGTGGAGGAAGCTGTTGCTTGGTTTTCGCAAAACAAACATCCACAACTCATTTTTTCGGATATTGTTTTAGGCGACGGGTTGTCTTTTGATATTTTCGAGAAAGTCGCTACCAAAGCTTTTATCATCTATACCACGGCGTTTGATCAATATACTTTAAAAGCCTTTAAACTGAACAGTATCGACTATCTTTTGAAACCAATTATGGAAGAAGATTTAACGAAAGCTATTGAGAAATTCAAATCGTTTTTGCCAGAAGAAGGCCTTGTTAATTCGCAGGAAATCAAACAAATTCTTAAAAAAGAAAAGTCTGTTTTATCGAGAGTGTTGGTGAAAATTGGTTATAATCTTAAAATTATCCATACGCAAGACGTTAGTTGTTTTTATAGCGAGAATAAAATTGTGTATTTACAAACCAAAGAAAGAACTTTTCCCACCGATTTTACGTTAGATGAGTTAGAGGAAGTTCTTGACAATCAATTGTTTTTTAGGGTTAATCGTCAATATATTATTCAGTCGAGTTTTATTAAAAATATTCACACCTCGCCTTATTTCAAAGTTGAATTAAACTTTCAGCCAGAAGAAGAAATCACCGTAAGTCGGGATCGTGTCAAAGATTTTAAAAATTGGTTATCTAGTTGA
- the mnmA gene encoding tRNA 2-thiouridine(34) synthase MnmA — protein sequence MKVVVGLSGGVDSSVTAYLLQQQGHEVIALFMRNWNDASVTLEDECPWVEDSNDALMVAQKLGIPFQVIDMSELYKERIVDYMFDEYQKGRTPNPDVLCNREVKFDVFMQTALSLGADKVATGHYARVDSTVDENGKEIFHLLAGKDNNKDQSYFLCQLSQDQLSKALFPIGELTKPEVREIARETGLVTADKKDSQGLCFIGKVSLPTFLQQQLEVKEGEIVEIFNDFAEFSKPIPRFSSKQEELEYLSRKIDYKKEDGKVIGKHQGAQFFTIGQSKGLGIGGHKESCFIISRDMTNNIIFVGEGHAFPGLHKKALKIDNSEVHWVREDLKLNNGESMRVQARFRYRQSLQEATIYQFDEAFYMEFDEAQSAIAEGQFAAWYLDEELLGSGVIA from the coding sequence ATGAAAGTAGTAGTTGGCCTATCCGGCGGTGTGGACTCTAGCGTAACCGCGTATCTTTTGCAACAGCAAGGACACGAGGTGATTGCACTGTTTATGCGTAACTGGAATGATGCTTCGGTAACTTTGGAGGACGAGTGTCCTTGGGTGGAAGATAGTAATGATGCTTTGATGGTTGCTCAGAAATTGGGCATTCCGTTTCAGGTAATTGACATGAGCGAGCTTTACAAAGAGCGTATCGTGGACTATATGTTTGACGAATATCAGAAAGGACGCACGCCGAATCCTGATGTGCTCTGTAACCGCGAGGTGAAATTCGATGTATTTATGCAGACGGCTTTATCTCTTGGCGCTGATAAAGTTGCCACAGGACATTATGCGCGGGTAGATTCTACAGTTGATGAAAACGGCAAAGAGATTTTCCACCTTTTGGCAGGTAAAGACAACAACAAGGATCAATCTTATTTTTTATGTCAATTGAGTCAAGATCAATTATCAAAAGCGCTTTTTCCAATTGGCGAACTAACAAAACCTGAAGTTCGGGAAATTGCAAGAGAAACAGGTCTTGTAACTGCTGACAAAAAAGATTCGCAAGGTTTATGCTTTATCGGAAAAGTAAGTTTGCCAACTTTCTTGCAACAACAATTGGAGGTAAAAGAAGGCGAAATTGTTGAAATCTTTAACGATTTTGCCGAGTTTTCGAAACCCATACCTCGTTTCAGTTCCAAACAAGAAGAACTAGAATATCTTTCCCGAAAAATCGATTATAAAAAAGAGGACGGAAAAGTTATTGGAAAACATCAAGGCGCGCAATTCTTCACCATCGGACAGAGCAAAGGTCTAGGAATTGGTGGTCACAAAGAAAGTTGTTTTATTATTTCTCGTGATATGACCAACAATATCATTTTCGTGGGCGAAGGTCACGCTTTTCCTGGCCTCCACAAAAAAGCTCTGAAAATTGACAACAGCGAAGTGCATTGGGTAAGAGAAGATTTAAAATTAAACAATGGCGAAAGCATGCGTGTCCAAGCCAGATTCCGTTATAGACAATCTTTGCAGGAAGCCACTATTTATCAGTTTGATGAAGCTTTCTATATGGAATTTGATGAAGCGCAATCCGCCATTGCTGAAGGACAATTCGCGGCTTGGTATCTTGACGAAGAATTGTTGGGAAGTGGCGTGATAGCTTAA
- a CDS encoding GLPGLI family protein, with protein MKYILLFCLFVSGFLLSQNQRFVYEYSFKNDSLNKEHVGKEIMNLDVTKEGSRFYSVLLIARDSLFKSEFERGKMSKSIVVDMRKIKQPKVNFRISKSYPSLETTYHTMLNAVNIALKEEHPIKWTISSETQNIENFKVQKATADFGGRHWIAWFTNDIQIQDGPYKFCGLPGLILNVEDDKGEHCFRFIGSQKIKDSSVFLDSKVQEVFVSKEKFNKLWNDYKKDPAKNIKLMHGSSAMSETILFDSNTNKPLTKEELIRNKEQGAKTYFEKNNNFIEKDLYK; from the coding sequence GTGAAATACATCCTTTTATTTTGTCTTTTTGTATCGGGATTTTTGTTGTCGCAAAATCAAAGATTTGTCTACGAATATTCTTTCAAGAATGATTCTTTAAATAAAGAACATGTTGGAAAAGAAATCATGAATCTAGACGTTACAAAAGAGGGATCCAGGTTTTATAGTGTTTTGTTGATAGCCCGCGATTCACTTTTTAAATCCGAATTCGAAAGGGGAAAAATGTCGAAATCGATTGTTGTTGATATGCGAAAAATAAAACAGCCAAAAGTTAATTTTCGTATTTCTAAAAGCTATCCAAGTTTGGAAACAACTTATCACACGATGCTAAATGCGGTGAATATCGCTTTGAAAGAAGAGCATCCAATAAAATGGACTATTTCTTCAGAAACCCAAAATATTGAAAACTTTAAAGTACAGAAAGCAACAGCTGATTTCGGTGGCAGACATTGGATTGCTTGGTTTACCAATGATATCCAAATACAAGATGGACCTTACAAATTTTGTGGTTTGCCAGGCCTTATTTTGAATGTTGAAGACGATAAAGGAGAACATTGTTTTAGGTTCATCGGGAGTCAAAAAATCAAGGATTCATCGGTGTTTCTTGACTCGAAAGTGCAAGAGGTTTTTGTTTCTAAAGAAAAATTCAATAAGCTTTGGAATGACTACAAAAAAGATCCTGCTAAAAATATAAAACTGATGCATGGCTCATCTGCCATGTCGGAAACTATTCTTTTTGATTCTAATACCAATAAGCCTTTAACAAAGGAAGAGTTAATCCGAAATAAGGAACAAGGCGCAAAAACCTATTTTGAAAAGAATAATAATTTTATAGAAAAGGATCTTTATAAATAA
- a CDS encoding DUF6909 family protein has product MVNSRARETTEAIERLYVSMRHLFYRGFFKPSGVSGESLRKLLTIIQPEIYGSMGNPHKIELSGLLYVLDRLPEGIEECAFIHLTSDEGFEKGSFEPIVPKKRRRNCYRIDEHQMNIEVLLGRSEIYDILTHLTFLYLEADKIRNIGFDMQDGGRPRRVWKIIEEVAIGEKKYSRKEKEVALIHLSSLLGRTFDETLDAYNDFGDDANPDRLFKIIYWLGQTSLEDWKEVRNREIYFSSILQERVGHHLFGERWANKIKSVLYENNLHMRPLHIISANMHSVKNMLYANDALGKKAKKEIDYKLFEEISNKKALQDKILHTSQEQGLIYIKDQSGSNIDVQIIDVSKTNLKNTAFADSTPSGDEVILVFDYAFGEQAYEVMDELLRPYDVNGEIYTMKVKSISIMGKAGILEGQKGDIMIPTSHIFEGTADNYPFVNALDLEDFEDDELQAFEGPMITVLGTSLQNKDILSYFMNTSWKAIGLEMEGAHYQKAIQVASKIRHHISEDLFVCYAYYASDNPLETGSTLSSGGLGLTGVKPTYLITLRILEKIFGKS; this is encoded by the coding sequence ATGGTAAATTCTAGAGCAAGAGAGACCACAGAAGCGATTGAAAGATTATACGTTTCTATGAGACACTTATTTTATAGAGGATTTTTTAAACCTTCTGGCGTTTCTGGTGAGTCATTAAGAAAACTTTTGACAATTATCCAACCGGAGATCTACGGAAGCATGGGCAATCCACATAAGATAGAACTTAGCGGTCTTCTTTATGTTTTAGACCGTTTGCCTGAAGGCATTGAAGAATGCGCTTTTATCCATCTAACGTCTGATGAAGGTTTTGAAAAAGGCAGTTTCGAACCTATCGTTCCTAAAAAACGTCGTAGAAATTGCTATAGAATCGATGAACACCAAATGAACATTGAGGTTCTTCTGGGACGTTCGGAGATTTATGATATCCTAACGCACTTAACTTTCCTATATCTGGAAGCGGACAAAATCAGAAACATCGGTTTTGACATGCAAGATGGCGGAAGACCTAGACGCGTTTGGAAAATTATCGAAGAAGTTGCTATCGGCGAGAAAAAATACAGCCGCAAAGAGAAAGAAGTAGCATTAATCCATTTGTCCTCATTGCTAGGAAGAACTTTTGATGAGACCTTGGACGCTTACAACGATTTTGGAGATGATGCTAATCCTGACAGATTGTTCAAAATAATTTATTGGCTGGGGCAAACAAGTCTCGAAGATTGGAAGGAAGTACGCAACCGCGAGATCTATTTCTCTTCTATTCTACAAGAACGTGTTGGTCACCACCTTTTCGGTGAAAGATGGGCGAACAAAATAAAGTCTGTCCTATACGAAAACAACCTACACATGCGTCCGTTACACATCATCAGCGCGAACATGCACAGCGTGAAAAACATGTTATACGCGAACGATGCTTTGGGCAAAAAAGCGAAGAAGGAAATAGACTATAAGCTTTTTGAAGAAATCAGCAATAAAAAAGCTTTACAAGATAAAATCTTACATACTTCTCAAGAACAAGGTCTTATTTACATTAAAGACCAAAGTGGAAGTAATATTGATGTACAAATCATTGATGTTTCTAAAACAAACCTTAAAAACACGGCTTTTGCTGACTCAACTCCTTCTGGTGACGAAGTGATTTTAGTATTCGACTACGCTTTCGGTGAGCAAGCTTACGAAGTGATGGACGAACTCTTGCGACCTTATGATGTTAATGGTGAAATCTACACCATGAAAGTGAAATCCATTTCTATCATGGGAAAAGCTGGGATTTTGGAAGGTCAAAAAGGCGACATTATGATTCCAACGTCTCACATTTTTGAAGGCACGGCGGACAACTATCCATTCGTTAACGCTTTGGATTTAGAAGACTTTGAAGATGATGAATTACAAGCTTTCGAAGGACCCATGATTACCGTTTTGGGAACATCGCTTCAAAACAAAGACATCCTGTCGTATTTTATGAATACTTCATGGAAAGCAATTGGACTAGAAATGGAAGGCGCACATTACCAAAAAGCCATACAAGTAGCGAGTAAAATCCGTCACCATATCAGCGAAGATCTCTTTGTATGCTATGCTTATTACGCTTCGGATAATCCACTAGAGACAGGTAGCACACTATCATCTGGAGGTCTTGGACTAACTGGTGTTAAGCCAACTTATTTAATTACCTTAAGAATCCTTGAAAAGATTTTTGGTAAATCATAA